The Streptococcus sanguinis genome contains the following window.
ACTCCACACGACGCTCACGAATCGGACCTAACTCTCGCTCTAGAATTTCTAACAGATAGCGTTTGGTTTTGACATCTCCCAGACCACCTCTTTGATAATGCTCTTTCATTGCAGCAATATCAGCAACATCTTCTGGGCGGCCAAAAACATCCAAATAATGAAAGACCATATTTCCCTCAATTTTTCCAGGATCTTCCACTCTGATATGATTAGGATCTGTATACATGCTCATGACTTTCTTTTGCAGAATATCCATATCATCTGCTAAATAAATGCCGTTATTGAGAGACTTAGACATCTTAGCATTGCCATCCAATCCAGGCAAACGTCCAGCTGCTTCATTTTCAGGATAAATCCCTTCCGGTTCTACCAAAACATCTGTCTGATAAGCGTGGTTAAAGGAACGAACAATTTCCCGAGTCTGCTCAATCATAGGCTTTTGATCATGTCCTACTGGTACAAAATTAGCCTTGAAAGCAGTAATATCTGCTGCCTGAGAAATCGGATAAACTAAAAAACCAGTCGGCAAACTTTCACCAAATCCTTTTTGCGCAATCTCAGTCTTGACAGTAGGATTACGCTCAAGACGAGCCAATGACACCAAATTCATGTAATACATTGACAACTCTGCCAACTCAGGAATCTGGCTTTGAATAAAAATAGTCACCTTTTCAGGATCCAATCCAGCTGCCAGATAATCCAAAGCTACATTCCCAATGGACTCAACAATTGTCTGAGGGTCCTTTGCATGATCTGTCAAAGCTTGCTGATCAGCCAAAAATACGAACATCTCATATTTACCCTGATCCTGCAAAAGCACACGGTTCCGTAAACTCCCTACATAATGACCAATATGCAATTTTCCTGTCGGACGATCTCCTGTTAAAATAATTGGTTTAGTCATTTATTACTCCTCAATTTATAATGAGTTCATTATATCATTTTCAATGAAAATGAGAAAGAAGTTTCTAGAAAAAAGCGAAAAATCCAGTTTTTACAGCTTGATTGACATCCCTTTACAATATTTGTAAACTTAATTGACAAACTATTCTGGCTGTAAAACTTAAAATTCTTAGTTCATTCTATTCTCCTTTTTTCTTTCTGCTTTGATTTTTTCTTTTTATCTCAGAATTATTTGAAAAAAGTTCTGTTTTCTAGTAAAATGAAGAAGATTATATATATAGGAGAAAGACATTGCTTACAGTATCAGATGTATCACTGCGTTTCAGTGACCGAAAATTGTTTGATGAAGTCAACATCAAATTTACAGAAGGAAATACTTATGGATTGATTGGAGCTAATGGTGCTGGAAAATCAACCTTTTTAAAAATTTTAGCTGGCGATATTGAGCCAACAACAGGCCACATCTCTCTAGGACCAAATGAACGTCTTTCAGTCCTTCGCCAGAACCACTTTGACTATGAAGAAGAACGGGCTATTGATGTTGTAATCATGGGAAATGAGCATCTCTACAACATCATGAAAGAAAAAGATGCTATTTATATGAAGCCTGATTTTTCTGATGAAGATGGTGTACGTGCGGCCGAGCTTGAGGGAGAGTTTGCTGAGCTAGGTGGCTGGGAAGCCGAAAGTGAAGCCTCTCAATTATTGCAAAATCTCAATATTCCGGAAGATCTTCACTACCAAAATATGAGCGAGCTTTCTAACGGAGACAAGGTCAAAGTACTCTTAGCCAAAGCACTTTTTGGTAAACCTGATGTCTTACTTCTGGACGAGCCAACTAACGGTTTAGATATTCAGTCTATTACTTGGTTGGAAGACTTTCTTATTGATTTTGACAATACAGTTATTGTTGTATCCCACGACCGTCACTTTTTGAATAAAGTCTGCACTCATATGGCCGACCTTGACTTTGGAAAAATCAAACTCTATGTCGGAAACTATGATTTCTGGAAAGAATCAAGCGA
Protein-coding sequences here:
- the trpS gene encoding tryptophan--tRNA ligase, yielding MTKPIILTGDRPTGKLHIGHYVGSLRNRVLLQDQGKYEMFVFLADQQALTDHAKDPQTIVESIGNVALDYLAAGLDPEKVTIFIQSQIPELAELSMYYMNLVSLARLERNPTVKTEIAQKGFGESLPTGFLVYPISQAADITAFKANFVPVGHDQKPMIEQTREIVRSFNHAYQTDVLVEPEGIYPENEAAGRLPGLDGNAKMSKSLNNGIYLADDMDILQKKVMSMYTDPNHIRVEDPGKIEGNMVFHYLDVFGRPEDVADIAAMKEHYQRGGLGDVKTKRYLLEILERELGPIRERRVEFAKDMGEVYRMLQEGCEKARQTAAQTLSEVKSAMGINYFK